ATTTTGTCACGCTCTCACTCGGACCATATGCTAACCTTTTAACCTCTTCATCCACATCTACTAAGTTACTTACCTTATCTTTTAACCATGATGCAAATGTGTTGTAATGTTCAACGGCCAAAAATTTGTCACTCTTATTCCTGTTTGTCGCTTTTAAAAAGCGTTTGTGCTCATGTACGTATATACCAATACATGTCATGTGTTGTAAGACTGTATAATGTGCCTGATGCATATAATCTCTTGACGGAAACTCCTCTTTCTTTCCAATTGTTCCAACCCCGGCAAGTCTACCCTCGTGTCGACCCTCTGAAAGTCCAATACTCTTTGAACCATGAAGATAGTCACTGCAAAATTCAATAACCTCCTCAGAAACATAACCTTCAACAATACTTCCATCCGGTCGAGCTCTATTcctcacatatttttttaagattCCCATATACCTCTCAAACGGATACATGTATCGTACAAATACCGGACCGCAAACCTTAATTTCATATACAATATGAGATACGAGGTGAACCATGACATCAAAAAAAGAAGGCGGGAAGTACATTTCTAGTTGGCACAGAGTGACGATAATATCATGTTGTAAAGAATCCAATACTTCGGGATCAATAACTTTTGAATGGATTGAGTTAAAGAACATGCATAGTTTAGTTATCGTGTGATGAATGTGTTCTGGAAGTATTCCGCGAATGGCAATGGGAATCATTTGTGTCATTAAAACATGGCAATTGTGGGACTTCATACCAAGCAACTTATTGTCATTCATCGACACTAACCTTTTAATGTTTGCAGAATATCCGGATGGAACCTTAACACCATTTAAGCATTTGCAAAAAGaagttcattcatcttttgACAAGGTATAACAAGCTGCTGGCAGATACGTTCGCTTCCCATCACTATTCTCCTGCGGAGCAAGTTCTGGTCGTATTTTCATATCGACCATGTCTTTTCTAGCATTAAATCCGTCTTTGGTTTTCCCTGGAATATTCAATAGTAACCCAATCAAACtatcacaaacatttttttccGATATGCATAACATCTATACAGTGTCGGACTTGTAAATCCTTCCAATATAGTAAATCCCAAAATAtagacctttttttttccaaatttcaaCAGATTTCCCTCGTTTTCATTTTTTACCGAACTCATTCTGGAAGTTTTCAACCTGAGAAAATACAGTTTCTCCGTCGGATGGTGGTGGCAGACTTCCGAATTCACTATAACCGTCGAACAAGTTATCCATGTTACAGTATGGATGCCCCATGTACACTGTTTTCTTACAATATTTCAACCATCTTGAACATGTGTAATCTTGGCATATGGGACACGCCTTAGCCACTTTCGTACCATACCCTGACAAGTTCCCATATGCTGGGAAATCACTGATAGTGCAAAAAATCATGGCCCGTTGCTGAAAATTTTCATGCAAATACCCATCATAAACCTGAACTCCCGGGCTCCATAATGTTTTGAGGTCGTCAATCAACGGAGACAAATACACATCAATTTCATTACCAGGTTGTTTCGGACCTTGAATTAATAAAGACATCATAATATATTTTGGTTTCATGCATAACCAAGGTGGCAGATTGTAAATGCATAGAAGAACGGGCCAAGTGCTGTGACGGCTACTCATGTTTCCAAACGGATTAATTCCATCTGAACTAAGTCCAAATCTGATATTTCTGATCTCATTTCCGAATTCATCGAATGTATGATCTATATTCCTCCATTGAGGTGAATCGGCCACATGTCTTAATTTTCCATCCTTTTTACGTTCTTCCTCATGCCAACGCAACAATTTTGCATCTTCCGGGCTTGCAAATAACCGTTTTAGTCTTGGTATGATCGGAAAATACCACAAAACTTTAGCTGGCGGGCCATTCTTCGTCACATTACCGCTAACTTTCGTTTGTTTTTTACGCTCATACCTAGATGCACCACATTTGGGACATTCATGAAGATCTTTGTACTAATTTCTATATAAAACACAATCATTTGGACATGCTGCTATTCGTTCCATTTCCATTCCCATCGGacataacattttttttgtttcatatagCGAAACGGGCAACTTATTACCTACGGGGAGCATGTCATGGAAGACTTTTAAAAGTTCTTTGAAGCTTTTATCACTCCAATTATGGTTTGCTTTTACATTAAACAATCTCAATACCGCAGAAAGTTTTGAATACTTTTTACAACCTTCATACAAGTCTTCTTTTGAGTCGGCAAATACTTGTTGAAATCCATCATTCTTATTTGCATCACCATTATCATCttcattatttttatcattttcatcAACATTATCATTTTCACCAACCTCATTTTCCAATACATTAAACATTTGAGTAAAATTATCAGGATCACTGTTGTCGTATGAATCGTCATTGATATTGTTTGCACCAATTTCATTTATGTTGCCTTCAGAAATAACACTATCAACCAATGATTCTCCATGATATGTCCAACAAGTATACCCAGGCACAAAACCCTTTACCACCAAATGTCGATATATTACTCTTGCTTCATCGTATTTTTCACAGTTTTTACAATCTACACAAGGACATGATATTCTATCATTTCCATTTAACACCCGATCATCTTCTGCCACCTTCATAAAAtcattcaaatgtttttggTACTCAGTTGTGTGACGACCCAGCTCGTACATCCATTCATTCCGTTCCATCTggatatacaaaaacaaaaacaacagcaacaacaacaacaacaacaacaacaacaacaacaacaacaacaataataataataataatatatctttGAACAATTACTTTaacaatttatatagttttattaataattaataaaataaattgttcTGATATACGAACTATATGTTCTCCATAGatgataatattatatatatattaataatataatatctgTTAAAtctattttatctatataatatattaataattatgattatatttaattatccAATTCGGTTCTAATTAAGCATATACAAAACTTGCTTTTCTAAATCTCTAATGGGATATATCTTCCTTACAGATggataattatatttacatatacattATCTAAGTTAAGAAATATGTAAAGTTACTGTTTATATAGCAAACGTTATTAGATGACTAATAATTATCCAATAAATTTACGCAAaccttaattaaaaattaataacatCAACAAGTtatcttatttaaattaataacatcAAGAAGTTATGGTTTTTCTTTAACATACTATAATATCAATTGTATAACATATGGAAATAACAGCTTGAATGAAAGTATGAAATATTAACACAAAGTACGTACctaataaaaattttgtataaCATATGGaaatattaaaaatcttttCTGCAAAAGATTGAAATTTTTGTAAAGAATAGATAAAAACTttgatgttgtatatatatatatataattggatACAGATAAGTAAAAACACTTTTCCTAGTTTGTATTATACATAAAATTCGAATGATATTTAGTCCATATCCGTTATATTCTTGATAACAACTTTTTCTAAACACCAGGATGATATTAAATTTGTTTAGAGAAGTGTTTCTGTGAAACCGGTCTCCATTACAATAGTTTAGggactatttattttaaaaaacatgtCTTTATGAAAAGAAAGCAGTTTGGGAGAAAAAAGTGGTCTCTATTTCCCGTCAAAGAGAcgtgttttttatttaaaacccGTCTAAATACATAGAAACCTCTTTTTTGGTAAAAACCGGTCTCCTTAATTTTTTCTAAAACCGATTTCTATAGGGGGTTTCTATCTGAATTTTTGTAGTAGTGAGAGTTGAGTTatagggttttttttaacaCAAAAGTTATCGTCAGATTTATGATAGAATTCATGACCCTTATTGATGATTTTGATTACTATTCGTTAAGGTTAATCTATAATAAAGTTAGCCTAAAATTTTTTTGACACATAACTTATGCAGTTATTTATGATGAGACTTATAGTGTTTATAAATGACCTTCATTGTTATAGTGGTTAATTATAGGtaaattgtatatgtatattgaaAGGTCGTATGGGATGAACATCTTAATGCATAAGTAAATGAGTGAAAGAGGTTACATAATTCATAATAACTTTATTCTTACACTTTCTCCTTAATAATAATGAATGGCCTCAAAAAATGAATATGCATACAATTGCGtggattttatgtttaaaagaaaCTGTCTGGAATTTTGgctaagtaaataaattaaattatcatGCATTATTTATTATGGTTACCAGTTATTAAGTAGCATGAgttaactttaaaattaaaattacatcTCTTCATAGTTGTTGTTATATGTCAATCTAGGCAATAAATCTCTAATTCCTTGATTTACAAATTGATATAACATGCACAGTAAATTCTTACTTTGTTAacattcattatttatttagatTATAGTTTATAGCAGTATCTTAAGATTATATCATGCACGCCTCTTATTAGACTAATTAAGTTAACGATCAGTATATTTCTAGAAGAATACGATCACAATCATTGGACGTACAAGATGGTCGCGGTAGGGATCCAAAAAGACAAATAATACCGTGTAAAGTTTGTTAGAATAATTGGACCTTGTTGTTGACTGGATAGTCAATAACAGAAAAACTAGCATTGAATGTCGTTGCTTACTTGCTTTGATTGTAGAAACCATGTTTGTTCCATTGTTGACTGGTAGAAACTATGTTTGTGGCTGAAATTACTTGTTGGTCATATCGTTAGAATAGTTTGTTGATAAGAAATTTTGTCAGTAGTTCCTTTGATATAcactaatatagtaatatattaagTTTTAGCTTAATTTGCATTAATATGTACGTATGGATGAAAACTCCGAAATTTCTAGTCTAGATAAAATGAGAAGTGGAAGATACATATGGTgatgaataaaatgaattaaaaggatataaagaaaaaacatatggaaAGAAAGCAATGCCCATTTTGAATTAGCTGtaatttttagcatttttgGAAACCAATGATTAGCGCTTTTTCCCTCTATAAATAACCAAACGATATTATCTATCTCTATGCACTTGTATCTCTTCCCCTTAACAATCAAACTTCAACATTTATATCTAAAAAATGGCTTCTACCGAAAATGAGATAGCCATCGATCTTTTTCCATTCATTCGAACCTACAAAAACGGCACCGTTGAGCGCCTAATGCACACCCCATTTGTCGAACCATCTCCAGTAAACAATCCAACTGCAGGCGTATGCTCCAAAGACATTAAAATCTCCCCTACTGTCTCGGCTCGAATCTACCTCCCAAACAAGGCCTTATCCGCCCCTAACCACATCTCAAATAAACTCCCTGTCTTAGTATACTACCATGGTGGCGCCTTTTGTCTTGAATCGGCCTTTTGTGCCCTCTTTCACAATTATGTAAACACTATTGTCTCAAAGTCACAAAAATTGATTGCCATATCTGTTGAATACAGGTTAGCCCCAGAAAATCCTTTACCGGCAGCTTATGAAGATTCCTGGGCTGCTCTGAATTGGGTTACTTCTCATGCTAATAAACAAACCCAACCCGAAAACAAAGATCATTGGATAGTCCAGTATGCCgattttgaaaaactttacTTAGGTGGAGATAGTGCTGGTGGTAACATTGCTTACAATATGGCAATGCGAGTTGGGCTCAAAAAGCTAAAAGGTGATGTCAACATTTATGGGGGGTTTTTGTCACATCCACATTTTTGGGGTTCGAAAGCTATTCGTTCTGAGGTGACTAACAACCGAGAGGAGGCTTGGTTATCGAGGATTTGGAGAGCGGTGTATCCTGACTCACCGGGTGGTGATGATAACCCGGTGGTGAACCCGTGGGCCGAGGGTGCACCCGCGATATCCGGGTTGGGTTTTAAGAGAATGTTGGTGGTGGTTGCGGAGAAAGATGAGATGAGAGATAGAGGTGTTGAGTTTGTTGAATTTGTGAAGAATAGTAAGTGGGATGGAGTTGTGGAGTTAGTCGAATATGAAAGTGAAGGACATTGTTTCAACCTTTTTAATCCTGATTGTGATAACTCAAAGGACTTCATCAATCGCTTGGTTTCGTTTATGGGTTAAATATTATcgcaaaaattatatatattctctcATCTTATGTGGTAGTTGTGTGTCTTGTGACTTGTTTTATTGCCTCGTTTTGTCACTTTTACATATTGTGGATTGAATGTGTTGTAAAGTTGCATATATAGTTTAATACGAGTATCAACTTACAGATTATAAATAATACTCGGTATGTATGTTGCTCTGTTCACGTAAAAATACTCAATAAATTAATCCACATTTAAAATTCTAGTATTTTAAAAGTTcatactttttagtgtgaattttcatttttaatttattataccACATTTGTCCACACTAACTTAATATGTAGCGTAGACAAATGTGGTTTGACAAATTAGATATGAAAGtccataataaaaattataaacttttggAATACCACAATTTTAAGTATGGATTAATTTCTACATACTTTTAGTTTTTCATATGTTTACATAAATAAAAGCATGaccaattaattttttaaattgttcACATTAAGTAAAAAAGGTGACCTAAAAtcttgaagaaagaaagctagGCCACTAGGGGTCACATAAAAAATGACTATATTATCACTAATGgtaaaacatttataaatgttttaacgTGGCTACCTATAATAATACTTTATTTTGTGGTAATATAATATTAGtatgtgtaaattaattcatagtttatttgtattttttaaatttataaagttcaaaaataaggtttaattaatatttaattcatttgtttaataaaaaaataacaattaaaGATGAAGTGAACTTAAACATAGAAAAATTGcatagtattattttatttgacaAATATGTCAAATTGGCAATAATGAATAACACCATGTTAACCTTtacaaaatatcaattaatGTTTTAGaaagttaaattataatatattattaaatatgatacgaatataatttgtttaattaaatttgagAAAAATATAGAGATAAAAAGAAACATCGATGACAATTTTTATTTAGAAACGAAAaaagttgaatatatatatataggggttgggtattataaaacaagtattaatgtaaaacaaataagacaagatcttgacccttggatcatggttaaattgatgcacgaagattcacgaaacaaatgatacacaatgattttaatgatgcacgatgattttcaatgaagagaaacatattgttttatttattttactttaatatttgttttattttatctaaaacctatatatatatatataaggcccTCATAACATTTGATACACCGCTCTTAAGGGCGTTACAACTTAGAAGACAAATTATTCAACCTTGCTTTTGAATGTCCACTTTCTCTTTGACCAACACCTCCAacgaaccccccccccccccccttgcACCATTATTTCAcctttttcttcccaaaatgcATCCATACCACTACAACCCAAACCTTCTATTTCCAAACCCTAATGACCCAAACTAACTTAATATCAATGATCCTAACCTTCACCAAAATCCCCATGTTATTATCTTGATCGGTAACATGTCAATGCTAACATCTCTTATGCAGGATTGCAACCAACATTTTCTATGTCGGAATTTTAACCGTGGCCTCACAATACGGAAAAAACGTTTTTGATATGTCGTAAcatatacccatttcccacggcTTAATGAGTTGTTTTCATATAGTTTAAGAAtcgttttcgtatatatttggtgcgtttatggtgtttgttagtgtttcagggtGTTAACAGGTACCTAAGCGTAATCTCAAGAAATCGAGGTTTCTAGAGTAAAATGAGTGCTTACGGACGTTTTACGCGGCACGTAAGTGAAGGTCAAAGTTGGTCAAAGGTGGTCAACGAAAGTCAACGCATACTGCGACGCAGTTATTCTTGCTGAGGAAAAAACTGCTTCGCAGTAGCCTAAGAGTGCGACGCAATTGAACCGTGTACAGCCAAAAGACCTGTCATTGAATGTCAAAGTCAACAGAAGTCAAAGGAAAGACTTCGACGAAGTTGGGCGCCGATTCTGTATTCTTTTGGGATGATGTAAATAGCTTGTAAAACATTCTAAAAACCCTACCTTTTACTTCTAGTCGATTTTGGAGCACTTTTTCAGGGTTTTTCTTGTATTCTAACCATCTTTAAGGATTTCAAGCACGATTGGATCAATTCTGTTATTCGTTTTCAATcccttgtattcggtaacgatgaactttctttatttgatttgttattcatattttaatatgagtggctaatcgccttttcatcaatcttgatggagtgagacaatatgtaaggattgcactatttttataattcaagttgatttaatttaacgttgtgtcgtgatcttaatttATTGATTCTTTGTCATTTAATTATTCATTGCGGATAATTTTTacatgatcttagtggtaactttggttgggtagaagttattttgattgcttggttagaagcgattatTTCTATGAcaggtacggtagaaagtaattaataattaataaggttacgagttaatggttgggtacaatcaatagacacaatttttctttaaaataatcaaaaccattGTCGAATTAGTAAAGTTATAagaaggcgtctcggggtaccggtcttaataatggaactagtttaaacaagagagtcaaatgaagttgttaacttgacgggtacgggttGGCGAtcaatttgagtctcggttatttaatcaactaaattgaatttgaagttcatcaaatgtgcaatcttaacatgttgtcaagcgaaatcaagatggataACCTTTAAGTTATTGTTTCATACAACAAACTCTTCTTTCGAataatcctgagggattactgactcattttactaactacttgcaacgtggaAACTCGGCtacaaaaccccccatttttCTTGAATTACATTACTTATGACAATTTCTTACGatagtccttgtgaacgatcttgGCTAACCAattttactatactgcatgtgatcaggtacactgcctgtgagtgtgcaGTAGTCATTCTTTTGGTAAttcatgtttaaaaattttattactagatttcacacatcaagtttttggcgccgttgccggggacttaaattaagtagttgttCGTTGTGTAattcgatccttccttgcattcatttgtgaggaagttatttgtttttaatagatagatttcaTTGTTGTATTAGTTTTGTTTATGTTAGTTcctggtgcggttaacggtatttcttgtggtgcgtgtgcaggtgcttttttagttgatgaacacaagagcctctggtagaccttttCTTAGTCCTCAGTCTAATCCCGGGAAAGCCAGAAGACGCTTACTAAGAccaaacaacacggagccctcaaacaccgaCAAAATAGATTCAGAAACTGAAAACCGTGACCAACCGGACGTAGACTTGGATCAACACTATTCAAAGAAGGATTCAATGTCCGAAGTTCGATTTAGCACcaaattctccgaaggtagtggtttgttcaaaactggtgatagttcAGAAGAAGATGATAATCAGGAAAAAACTCATAAACCAGTTTCAACAGTAATTCCTCGAGTAAATCAACCAGTTAGAGcaaggagaatgggtgatcaagagCAACCGGTCGACCCCAACAACCGTCTTTAGGGTGACCGAAGAAGAAATGTATCGACTAATCGGGGTACTCCCATTCGTCCTCCTATAACCGGAATAAACTTTTCTCTTAAGGgaaatcatttgaaaagtgtTGAAGAGGAGAAATTTGATGGTGTATCAAACGGTGATCCTTACGTCCATTTAGAAAGATTTGAGAAAATTTGCAGGTTTTATCATTATGGCGAAGGACAGGATGATAATGTGAAGCTGGAGCTTTTTCCACTTACTCTGTGTGGAGAAGCTAAAGAGTGGTTGAAGGAACAACTGGATGATCTATACACCACATGGGCTCAACTTCGTGAAGGATTCATTGACGATTTCTATTCTGTGAGAACTCAAAGACAGCTTGAGAATAAAATCAGAGTTTTCTTTCAAGATGCAGGAGAAGATGTGGTTGATGCATGGAAGCGTTATAAAGGAATGCTCAGAAATTGTCCTGGGCATAACTTGAATACTGAAGCAGCGGTAGAGATATTCTTTGATGGTTTGCTAAGGAAGACAAAAAGAGAACTTGCAGGTGCATTCGGGGGTGGTTTGAATAATGTGACCCCGAGTGAAGGTTATAAAGTCCTCAATGATATGGCCAAGGAGTTCTCTGTTCGTGAGGAAACTAGAGATAGGAGATCTGTTGGTAAGACTGTTGCAAAGTTGGAAAGTGGTGAAGAGTCCagtttggttgctgaagtcaaagcacTCTCGAAGTAGATGAATGAGAGATTTGACAACCAAGACATGTGgctcaaaagcattgaaagagatgtgaaggtgattgctgatggaTGTGCCTACTGTAGAGACATGCACTATTCAGAAGATTGCCCGGATAAGCCAGCCCAGGAAGTTAACTGATGTGAATTTTAGGTGAAATACTCAGAGTCAGACTGTGTCAACTCACAAAACACAAGCACAGCGgaattaaaaactatttttttaggATTTTTCTGGATTTCATAACAAAACATGCCCAAGCTGACTATAAGAACAAATTATACAGCATTAATGAAACAGTGGAAATAAactgaaacaagaacaaataaacAAGGATAGATAAGAATCTAATACTTGACTCGTAAAGGACTGAACCACCAGaattaaatacaaaaaacaCTCTAAAACCACCACTATATCTGATAAAGGCTGagccaccacaaatatagataaaagtaatgaagattttaagatctcaccacaaTAATCTATAAAGGCAAAGCCACCAAGATTACTGATAAAGGGATTacttcaaaccaccaagatcaaagatccataaaggtaaagaagattttcaaatgaataGAATTCAGCTTTATCAAACTTTCATAAACACACTCTGATCTTTTTACAATGAAAGaaaacctctatttatagaggaaatacAAGAGACAAGGAATATTCTATCCTAGACAACTAGTACAAGGTTGTTATTAATCAACCAATAGGAATAGAGAGCACAATCTGCAGCTGTAGGGTAGAGGAAGGTTCTCTCTCTGGTCCCCACTTGTATTCTTCTTCTCCCACGATTAGATGTCACCACAACAATACAAAAACATGAAACTGAATTCTTATCCTTATTCAGAACCATCTAAAACAGCCACACACACGTGTTAATCACATGACTTGACCTGATTATTGAAAGCATCGAAAAAGATAAGTGTTTGAAAATCCCAAGCTGATTCTGCTCCAAGCTGACTctgcccaagctgacccagtcTGGGCGTCCCAAGCTGACTCTTcttccaagctgacccagattggTCGAATTTGCAAGCTGATCTTCAAACTTCCCCCAACATTTCAGTCTTCCCATTTAAGTAAGATGAATCCTAGGGGGCAGATAGGATCACCAATCATCTTACTAAAGTGTGCCATCGAGGGAAACATCATCATGGCCTGAGCTGAGTCCAGGCTGACTCGGTCTGAGCTGAGTTCAGGACAACTCAGGGAAATTTCGTATTATCaactatatacaaaatcaacaagGGAACTTTAACCAGAATACCGGTTATGAAAACCAGCCAGCAGGTACTTCTTTTTCCTCTTCCTCATTTTGacaatgctaataattctggttttagtggaaacAGGTTCAGCAGGTTCAACAGCCAGCAGAATGCGAATGCTGAATTAAGAGAGGtcatgaaggatttggttgGTGCTCAGAAAGCCACCAATGAGAAGGTTGAAGAACTAAACAAGAAGATGGCTTCtaaatgggatgctatgactactagaTCGAACAGGTTGGCTAATAAGCTGGAGCAGAGTAcaaagagtactcaagcaacatTTCAGGATATAGAGGCtaagcttgaaaggctaggaacaTCAAACAGGCAGCCCGGTACACTACCGAGCAATACTCAgcagaatcctaagcctcaACAGAATAGCCAAGGATCAGGAGCCAAGTACAGCCACCCGAATGCTCGAAATGAGCAAGTCAATGCGATCACAATAAGAGCATGTAATACTTATAATTCTGCAAATCCTTTGCCTAATgatgttactcctcttgtgcaggttgaagCCGATGAAGTTgttgatgatgagattgagATGGAGCCGAACCCAGCCGTGAAGACACCGGCCGTTCCATCCAAGGCTGCTGAGAAGACTACTGTTGAGAAACCACCCGCTAAGCCATATTAGCCGAAGATACCTTTTCCTCAACGATTGAGGAAAGCGAAGATCAAGgagaattttaaaaagtttgttgatttgatttaaaatgttaacattactgttcccttagttgatcttcttgcaggtatgcccaaTTATGagaagtttctcaaagatctcatTTCGGATAGGAAGAAGCTAGAAGAAGGGAAGACGGCAGTTATGAGTGCCGAGTGCTCCGCCataataaagaacgagataccCTCTAAGCTAgatgatccagggagttttcttatttcttgttcttttgatattgaattgtatAAAGCTTTAGCCGGTCTTGGGGCCAGCATTAACTTAATGCCTTACTCGGTTTATAAGAAACTGTCTTTAGGTGCTTTGACCCCaacccgcatgagcattaggcttgcggatagatcattcc
The sequence above is drawn from the Erigeron canadensis isolate Cc75 chromosome 4, C_canadensis_v1, whole genome shotgun sequence genome and encodes:
- the LOC122596867 gene encoding uncharacterized protein LOC122596867, translating into MERNEWMYELGRHTTEYQKHLNDFMKVAEDDRVLNGNDRISCPCVDCKNCEKYDEARVIYRHLVVKGFVPGYTCWTYHGESLVDSVISEGNINEIGANNINDDSYDNSDPDNFTQMFNVLENEVGENDNVDENDKNNEDDNGDANKNDGFQQVFADSKEDLYEGCKKYSKLSAVLRLFNVKANHNWSDKSFKELLKVFHDMLPVGNKLPVSLYETKKMYERKKQTKVSGNVTKNGPPAKVLWYFPIIPRLKRLFASPEDAKLLRWHEEERKKDGKLRHVADSPQWRNIDHTFDEFGNEIRNIRFGLSSDGINPFGNMSSRHSTWPVLLCIYNLPPWLCMKPKYIMMSLLIQGPKQPGNEIDVYLSPLIDDLKTLWSPGVQVYDGYLHENFQQRAMIFCTISDFPAYGNLSGYGTKVAKACPICQDYTCSRWLKYCKKTVYMGHPYCNMDNLFDGYSEFGSLPPPSDGETVFSQVENFQNEFGKTKDGFNARKDMVDMKIRPELAPQENSDGKRTYLPAACYTLSKDE
- the LOC122596617 gene encoding 2-hydroxyisoflavanone dehydratase-like, which produces MASTENEIAIDLFPFIRTYKNGTVERLMHTPFVEPSPVNNPTAGVCSKDIKISPTVSARIYLPNKALSAPNHISNKLPVLVYYHGGAFCLESAFCALFHNYVNTIVSKSQKLIAISVEYRLAPENPLPAAYEDSWAALNWVTSHANKQTQPENKDHWIVQYADFEKLYLGGDSAGGNIAYNMAMRVGLKKLKGDVNIYGGFLSHPHFWGSKAIRSEVTNNREEAWLSRIWRAVYPDSPGGDDNPVVNPWAEGAPAISGLGFKRMLVVVAEKDEMRDRGVEFVEFVKNSKWDGVVELVEYESEGHCFNLFNPDCDNSKDFINRLVSFMG